A single Marinobacter sp. es.042 DNA region contains:
- a CDS encoding ABC transporter substrate-binding protein — protein MAVTPKSLLRRTAALIAFVMSGSVMAADPVVVSSKIDTEGSVLGQMVLQSLEEAGIPVENRLQLGGTSIVRNAIKAGEIDIYPEYTGNAAFFHDQADRDIWKDADKAYQEAARLDKEAHNIVWLEPAEANNTWAMSVRGDLARENNLATLEDLGAYINGGGAFKFAASAEFVESASALPAFQEAYGFKLESDQLLILSGGNTAATLRAAALNNNDVDGAMTYGTDGGLDALDLKVMEDTAGVQPVYQPAPIVRGEVLEAHPQIREVLAPIFESLDLETLQRLNGQVAVNGVPADTVARDYLDTLAQD, from the coding sequence ATGGCCGTGACTCCCAAATCCCTTTTGCGCCGCACAGCGGCATTGATAGCGTTCGTGATGTCCGGATCGGTAATGGCTGCTGATCCTGTGGTGGTGTCCTCCAAGATCGACACCGAAGGCTCGGTACTGGGGCAGATGGTGTTGCAGTCCCTGGAGGAGGCCGGTATTCCGGTTGAAAACCGGCTCCAGTTGGGTGGCACCAGCATCGTCCGCAATGCGATCAAGGCCGGCGAAATCGATATCTACCCCGAGTACACCGGCAATGCTGCGTTCTTTCACGATCAGGCGGATCGGGATATCTGGAAAGATGCGGATAAGGCCTACCAGGAGGCTGCTCGCCTGGATAAAGAGGCACATAACATTGTCTGGCTGGAACCCGCCGAAGCAAACAATACATGGGCTATGAGCGTGCGGGGCGACCTGGCGCGGGAAAATAACCTGGCCACACTCGAAGATCTTGGGGCGTACATCAATGGGGGCGGTGCCTTCAAGTTTGCGGCCAGCGCCGAGTTTGTGGAATCCGCCAGTGCCTTGCCGGCGTTCCAGGAGGCCTATGGCTTCAAGCTGGAATCCGACCAGCTGTTGATCCTTTCCGGGGGCAACACGGCGGCGACATTGCGCGCGGCCGCTCTGAATAACAATGACGTAGACGGTGCGATGACCTACGGCACCGATGGCGGGCTGGATGCCCTGGATCTGAAGGTAATGGAAGATACTGCAGGCGTTCAGCCGGTGTATCAGCCAGCGCCGATCGTGCGTGGCGAGGTGCTGGAAGCCCATCCGCAGATCCGGGAGGTGCTGGCGCCGATCTTCGAGTCGCTGGATCTCGAAACGCTGCAGCGCCTGAATGGCCAGGTGGCGGTGAACGGGGTGCCGGCGGATACCGTCGCCCGGGATTACCTGGATACCCTGGCCCAGGACTGA
- a CDS encoding ABC transporter permease — translation MPNRVLPVLGCLALGLVWLLDLGVIQPNRIVPGTGYGLLSAVGGLWAGLVSLILAGCVLLSLLPLRRRYLRLLGLAGLSLALLPLLLEVFAGRHLPEGAPYARSSIGAGFWCLLFLLSLMLIEILGRLGSGRGLQLMILAFIVGSWLWILRGGGLESLSLVREFNARPDKFEQALWTHLALAFGAVGISAGLAFLLALKMIRSVAWRRPILGAVSFLQTIPSLAVFGLLIAPLSALAAAFPALQAMGIRGIGWAPALLALVAYSLLPMVRNTLVALTEVPESLADAGRGMGMNERQLFFKLKLPLALPVIVEGVRITTIQAIGLTAVAALIGAGGFGSFIFQGLGQAAMDLVLLGALPTIALALLADALLTMLATSLKPTPATA, via the coding sequence ATGCCGAACCGTGTCCTGCCTGTGCTGGGGTGTCTTGCCCTGGGGCTGGTCTGGCTCCTGGACCTGGGCGTCATTCAACCCAACCGCATTGTTCCAGGTACCGGTTACGGCCTGCTCTCGGCCGTTGGCGGGCTCTGGGCTGGCCTGGTGTCACTGATTCTGGCTGGCTGCGTTCTGCTGTCTCTTTTGCCGTTGCGCCGGCGATACCTGCGGCTTCTGGGCCTGGCAGGCCTCTCCCTGGCGCTGCTGCCACTGTTGCTTGAGGTCTTCGCGGGCCGGCACCTGCCGGAAGGCGCACCTTACGCGCGATCATCCATCGGAGCCGGTTTCTGGTGTTTGCTGTTTTTGCTTTCGCTGATGCTGATCGAAATCCTCGGGCGCCTCGGGAGCGGGCGAGGGCTACAGCTGATGATACTGGCCTTCATTGTTGGCAGTTGGCTGTGGATCCTTCGAGGCGGTGGGCTGGAGAGTCTGTCGCTGGTCCGGGAGTTCAACGCCCGCCCCGACAAGTTCGAGCAGGCCCTGTGGACTCATCTGGCACTGGCCTTTGGCGCGGTCGGTATCAGCGCCGGTCTGGCTTTTTTACTGGCCCTGAAGATGATTCGTAGTGTGGCCTGGCGCCGTCCCATCCTTGGCGCGGTCAGCTTTCTCCAGACTATTCCCAGCCTGGCGGTATTCGGGTTACTGATCGCACCGCTCAGTGCGCTGGCAGCTGCCTTTCCAGCACTGCAGGCCATGGGGATTCGTGGCATTGGCTGGGCTCCGGCCTTGTTGGCTCTGGTGGCTTACAGCCTTTTGCCCATGGTGCGCAACACCCTCGTCGCGCTTACCGAGGTGCCCGAAAGCCTCGCCGATGCCGGGCGGGGCATGGGAATGAACGAGCGACAGCTGTTCTTCAAACTCAAGTTGCCACTGGCGCTTCCCGTGATTGTGGAAGGCGTGCGCATTACCACGATCCAGGCCATTGGCCTGACCGCGGTTGCCGCGCTGATTGGCGCCGGCGGTTTTGGCAGCTTTATCTTTCAGGGCCTGGGGCAGGCGGCGATGGATCTGGTATTGCTTGGTGCGCTGCCCACCATTGCTCTCGCGCTGCTGGCGGATGCTCTGCTCACCATGCTGGCGACCAGTCTCAAGCCGACACCGGCGACGGCCTGA
- a CDS encoding substrate-binding periplasmic protein, with product MKACLHAVLALALSILLLWSSARIGHAETVLHVAYEDKTQFPYYMGDTQEVLERPGAAVELVKLLEERVPGLRIKFSRYPWKRCLAMLETGQVDGIFNASYNAARTRIGEYPWRDGQVDPTRRLTTISYNLYALPDTELGWNGKAFEDTDLSVGAPLGYSIVNDLEKLGVSVMAVRSSEQSLQLLAARRVHAVALQSVTGDFLLRRDTDQMEGIVRIGPPLKTKPYYLMLSREFKAANPELAEHIWNAIGELREEKLEALAQPYLLESG from the coding sequence ATGAAAGCGTGTCTTCATGCAGTTCTCGCTCTCGCGCTATCCATTCTGCTTCTCTGGAGTTCAGCCCGAATTGGCCATGCGGAAACCGTCCTGCATGTTGCCTACGAAGATAAAACGCAATTCCCCTATTACATGGGCGACACCCAGGAGGTTCTTGAGAGACCCGGCGCAGCGGTGGAGCTGGTCAAATTGCTGGAAGAGCGGGTACCGGGTTTGCGGATCAAGTTCAGCCGCTATCCCTGGAAACGATGCCTGGCCATGCTCGAAACCGGCCAAGTGGATGGTATCTTCAATGCTTCTTACAATGCTGCCCGCACCCGAATTGGCGAATACCCCTGGCGGGACGGCCAGGTTGACCCTACCCGCCGACTAACCACCATCAGCTACAATCTCTATGCCCTGCCAGATACTGAGCTGGGCTGGAACGGCAAGGCTTTCGAAGACACGGACCTTTCCGTTGGCGCCCCATTGGGCTACTCCATCGTGAACGATCTTGAAAAGCTTGGAGTATCAGTGATGGCAGTACGCAGCTCAGAGCAAAGCCTCCAGCTACTCGCTGCCAGGCGGGTTCATGCCGTTGCCCTTCAATCGGTCACCGGGGATTTCCTCTTACGTCGGGACACCGACCAGATGGAGGGCATTGTCCGCATTGGTCCTCCCCTGAAAACCAAGCCCTACTACCTGATGCTCTCGCGGGAATTCAAAGCGGCAAACCCAGAGCTTGCAGAGCACATATGGAATGCCATCGGCGAACTCAGAGAAGAAAAGCTTGAAGCCCTGGCGCAGCCCTATCTATTGGAGTCGGGTTAA
- a CDS encoding CynX/NimT family MFS transporter encodes MKFPSSTSFALLGAALIAISYGLARFAFGLFVPPIRDELGLAPDVIGVIGALPLISFVFATLVAPLSANRLGARNTAMASGIFGVVGLALISQAVGAVSLGVGVVLCGICTGLMMPALTAAMQALVRRSLHGRVSSVMNAGTSIGVVVAVPTILFLAGAWRYAYASFAVLAVIGVIATWFFIPSVSRVVPANAAPAQPISADQWWRLLRLSLFAFMMGFVSAAYWIFAPDLVVNLGSMPSDATGWLWLGVGIAGLGGAVVADLADRNNPPVTQALMLMTLAASLALLAASPDNLMISAFSALVFGLAYMSLTGLYLMTGIRLLPGRLSMGPVLPFMAVSLGQAAGSPIVGMLVGHVGYADAFAMFCAIGIIVAMLSPLYPRHLEYEPDDETEEDAGLQAAYDYQLQDEEGEPYSAITGKTESY; translated from the coding sequence ATGAAGTTTCCTTCGAGCACGTCATTTGCACTCCTCGGCGCAGCACTAATCGCGATCAGCTATGGTCTGGCGCGCTTTGCGTTCGGTCTGTTCGTTCCCCCTATAAGGGATGAGCTGGGGCTGGCGCCGGATGTGATCGGTGTGATCGGTGCGCTGCCGCTGATCAGTTTCGTATTCGCTACCCTGGTGGCTCCGCTCTCGGCAAATCGGCTTGGTGCCCGCAATACCGCCATGGCCTCCGGTATTTTTGGTGTTGTTGGCCTTGCGCTGATTAGTCAGGCCGTGGGGGCCGTCTCTCTCGGGGTGGGTGTTGTTCTTTGCGGCATCTGCACGGGCCTGATGATGCCGGCTCTCACAGCAGCCATGCAGGCGCTGGTGAGACGCTCGCTCCATGGCCGGGTAAGCTCGGTGATGAATGCGGGCACCAGTATCGGTGTCGTCGTTGCTGTGCCGACGATCCTGTTCCTTGCCGGAGCCTGGCGCTATGCCTACGCTTCCTTTGCCGTGCTGGCGGTAATTGGCGTGATTGCCACCTGGTTCTTCATTCCGTCTGTATCCCGTGTTGTGCCCGCCAATGCTGCGCCGGCGCAGCCAATCAGTGCGGATCAATGGTGGCGACTGCTCAGGCTCTCGCTGTTCGCGTTCATGATGGGCTTTGTCTCTGCCGCCTACTGGATTTTCGCACCCGATCTCGTGGTTAATCTGGGATCCATGCCATCCGATGCCACTGGCTGGTTGTGGCTGGGGGTAGGTATTGCCGGCCTTGGCGGCGCGGTGGTGGCCGATCTGGCTGACCGGAACAACCCGCCGGTTACCCAGGCCCTGATGCTGATGACACTGGCCGCTAGCCTGGCGTTGCTGGCGGCTAGTCCCGATAACCTGATGATTTCGGCATTTTCAGCGCTGGTGTTTGGTCTGGCCTACATGAGTCTGACCGGGCTGTACCTGATGACCGGCATTCGCCTGTTGCCGGGGCGGCTGTCCATGGGCCCCGTGCTGCCCTTCATGGCAGTATCACTGGGCCAGGCGGCTGGCTCGCCGATAGTTGGTATGCTTGTGGGCCATGTGGGTTATGCCGATGCCTTTGCCATGTTCTGCGCCATCGGCATTATCGTGGCTATGTTGTCGCCGCTCTATCCAAGGCATCTGGAATACGAACCGGATGATGAGACCGAAGAAGATGCCGGTCTGCAGGCCGCTTACGACTATCAACTTCAGGACGAAGAGGGCGAACCCTATTCAGCCATAACGGGAAAGACCGAGAGCTACTGA
- a CDS encoding rhodanese-like domain-containing protein, which yields MYSYGRESHFRIFAICALPLVLFSSLLSAQIESAQCLAEADYIKMVSLGGESVWEGEDFGCFVDVDGVDAEAALVIDIRQSAEYSRARIPGSINVSPSELLHNSTLKDHSLVVVNEGFSRTTLAKLCAAARNAGFLSLSILNGGVSSWFASGKSLIGLPSDRDEVFSITPNMFFAEAFHGRVSVLAPQSQAERLVKMMPPNVAVRGVGKADSLESALVSLLSKNLEGFTIPVVLIGFDAPPFDVASKHRSVFVLDQSANQIAHAYQKSRNLAHSRLKVPERYRCRR from the coding sequence ATGTATTCATATGGACGTGAAAGCCATTTCCGAATATTTGCCATTTGTGCCCTGCCACTGGTCTTATTTTCCTCATTGCTGAGTGCCCAAATTGAGTCTGCACAGTGTTTGGCTGAGGCGGACTACATAAAGATGGTGAGTCTTGGTGGAGAATCCGTTTGGGAAGGCGAGGACTTCGGTTGTTTTGTCGATGTTGATGGTGTCGATGCGGAAGCCGCCCTCGTCATCGATATCAGGCAGTCTGCGGAATATAGTCGCGCCCGTATTCCCGGTAGTATCAATGTCTCTCCTTCTGAACTTCTGCATAATTCTACGCTTAAAGATCACTCTCTGGTCGTGGTAAATGAAGGGTTTTCCCGCACGACGCTAGCAAAATTGTGCGCAGCAGCTCGAAATGCTGGGTTCCTGAGTCTAAGCATTCTCAATGGAGGCGTGTCGAGTTGGTTTGCTTCGGGAAAATCGCTTATTGGCTTGCCAAGTGACCGTGATGAGGTTTTTTCAATCACTCCAAACATGTTTTTTGCTGAAGCTTTCCACGGTAGAGTTTCGGTCTTGGCCCCCCAGTCACAGGCAGAGCGCCTCGTTAAAATGATGCCCCCAAATGTTGCTGTTCGGGGTGTCGGCAAGGCTGATTCGCTCGAGAGTGCTTTAGTGTCCCTGCTTTCGAAAAACCTAGAGGGCTTCACTATACCTGTCGTACTTATCGGGTTTGATGCGCCTCCTTTCGATGTTGCCAGTAAGCACCGATCTGTATTCGTGCTCGATCAATCTGCCAACCAAATCGCCCACGCTTACCAGAAATCCCGGAACCTTGCCCATTCACGGCTGAAGGTGCCTGAACGTTACCGGTGTAGGAGATAA
- a CDS encoding ABC transporter permease, with amino-acid sequence MRVWLPPVLLTVLLCALSAGMPALEPLFEWVQPDKQNVIYERESFLFLLQNHLMLVVISALVGTVAAVAGGIFATRPAGRDFLPLVSQIASIGQTFPPVAVLALAVPVLGFGEAPILVALILYGLLPILRNTLAGLEGVDATVRQAALGMGMSPFQVLLQVELPLAGRVILAGIRTSVTINIATAAIGSTIGARTLGDPVIAGLVNGNTAYVLQGAILIGMLALTVDSLFEAAERVWDRRFLPQTAG; translated from the coding sequence ATGCGGGTCTGGTTGCCGCCTGTGTTGCTGACTGTGCTCCTCTGTGCCCTCAGCGCGGGCATGCCGGCTCTCGAACCGCTTTTCGAGTGGGTGCAGCCCGATAAACAGAATGTGATCTACGAGCGGGAGAGCTTTCTCTTTCTGCTCCAGAACCATCTGATGCTGGTGGTGATTTCCGCCCTGGTTGGAACCGTCGCTGCGGTTGCCGGAGGTATCTTCGCCACGCGCCCGGCTGGGCGGGACTTTCTGCCGCTGGTTAGCCAGATTGCCTCTATCGGCCAGACTTTCCCGCCGGTGGCGGTTCTTGCCTTGGCGGTGCCGGTTCTCGGGTTTGGTGAGGCGCCGATTCTGGTGGCGCTGATTCTGTATGGCTTGCTGCCCATTCTGCGCAATACCCTGGCCGGTTTAGAGGGTGTCGATGCCACGGTGAGGCAGGCGGCGCTGGGTATGGGCATGTCGCCTTTTCAGGTGCTGTTGCAGGTGGAGTTGCCGCTGGCGGGCAGGGTGATCCTGGCCGGTATCCGGACCTCGGTAACCATCAATATTGCAACGGCCGCCATTGGCTCGACCATTGGAGCCCGAACCCTGGGGGATCCGGTGATCGCCGGTCTCGTCAATGGCAATACGGCCTACGTGTTGCAGGGCGCGATTCTGATTGGCATGCTCGCGCTGACGGTGGACAGCCTGTTCGAGGCCGCTGAGCGGGTCTGGGACCGCCGGTTTCTGCCCCAGACTGCAGGCTGA
- a CDS encoding ABC transporter ATP-binding protein, with translation MIELKNVTRRFGNAVAVDRINLTVETGEVCVLVGSSGCGKSTTLRMLNQLLPHSEGQILVDGNDVTAMNPEQLRLNMGYVIQGTGLFPHWTVARNIAMVPQLLKWPRERIDERVHELLTLLDLDPATHANKYPQQLSGGQAQRVGVARALAANPNIMLMDEPFGALDAITRENLQLEMLRIQSQLRKTTVFVTHDIDEALRLATRIAVMDQGRIIQHDTPENILRRPASVFVENLVGKQDRGLKLMSLHTVRDLMEVHPQPREPEPGADGLKEDDSLRVALSIMLWQNWSQVPVFNADGQETGTITRDRIIREGA, from the coding sequence ATGATTGAACTGAAAAACGTTACCCGCCGCTTTGGCAATGCCGTGGCGGTGGACCGGATAAACCTCACGGTCGAAACCGGCGAAGTGTGCGTGCTGGTGGGCAGCTCTGGCTGCGGCAAGTCGACCACCTTGCGAATGCTCAACCAGTTGCTGCCCCACAGTGAGGGGCAGATCCTGGTGGATGGTAACGATGTTACCGCCATGAACCCTGAGCAGTTGCGATTGAACATGGGTTATGTGATTCAGGGCACGGGGCTGTTTCCACACTGGACGGTGGCCCGCAATATCGCCATGGTACCCCAGCTTCTGAAGTGGCCACGGGAGCGGATCGACGAGCGCGTGCATGAGCTGCTGACGCTGCTGGATCTGGACCCGGCCACCCACGCCAACAAATATCCCCAGCAATTGTCCGGCGGGCAGGCTCAAAGGGTAGGCGTTGCCAGGGCGTTGGCCGCCAACCCCAATATTATGCTGATGGACGAACCCTTCGGTGCGCTGGATGCCATCACCCGGGAGAACCTACAGCTGGAGATGTTGCGTATCCAGAGTCAGCTGCGGAAAACCACGGTCTTTGTAACTCACGATATCGACGAAGCCCTGCGGCTGGCGACCCGCATTGCCGTGATGGATCAGGGCCGGATTATCCAGCATGACACGCCGGAGAACATTCTCCGGCGACCCGCCTCCGTTTTTGTGGAGAATCTCGTGGGCAAGCAGGACCGCGGCCTGAAACTGATGAGCCTGCACACCGTGCGGGATCTGATGGAGGTTCACCCTCAGCCCAGAGAGCCGGAACCCGGCGCCGACGGCCTCAAGGAAGACGACAGCCTGCGAGTGGCTCTTTCAATCATGCTCTGGCAGAACTGGAGCCAGGTGCCGGTGTTCAATGCCGATGGCCAGGAAACCGGAACCATCACCCGTGACCGCATTATCCGGGAAGGTGCCTGA
- a CDS encoding DUF2959 domain-containing protein, translating into MPSPATDYSKTKTSLQRVWVLLLSAVLLGGCSTVYYKTMEKFGYEKRDILVDRVEDARDSQNDAQETFRSSLERFQSVVDTPDTELKEQYAEISDAYEDSLASAEEVRDRIDKVEEVAEDLFDEWEDELSLYESASLRRSSEQQLKETRVQYGQLISRMHDAEDRMEPVLQAFEDQVLYLKHNLNAQAIGSLENELVSIRQDVDSLIRNMEQSIAESEAFIQRFRQGG; encoded by the coding sequence ATGCCCAGCCCCGCAACCGACTATTCGAAAACAAAAACCAGCCTTCAACGTGTCTGGGTGCTATTGCTCAGCGCGGTGCTCCTTGGCGGGTGTTCCACGGTTTACTACAAAACCATGGAAAAATTCGGGTATGAAAAGAGGGACATCCTGGTAGACAGGGTGGAAGACGCACGAGACAGCCAAAACGACGCCCAGGAAACCTTCCGTTCGTCGCTTGAGCGTTTCCAGAGTGTGGTGGACACGCCTGACACCGAGCTCAAGGAACAATATGCCGAAATCAGCGATGCCTACGAAGACAGCCTGGCGAGTGCCGAAGAGGTTAGAGACCGGATCGACAAGGTAGAAGAAGTCGCCGAGGACCTGTTCGATGAATGGGAAGACGAGCTCAGCCTGTACGAAAGCGCATCACTGCGCCGCAGCAGTGAGCAGCAGCTGAAAGAAACCCGCGTTCAGTACGGCCAGCTGATCAGCCGGATGCACGACGCCGAGGACAGGATGGAACCGGTGCTGCAGGCATTTGAGGATCAGGTGCTGTACCTTAAGCATAATCTGAATGCCCAGGCGATCGGTTCGCTGGAAAACGAACTGGTGAGCATCCGTCAGGATGTGGATTCCCTGATTCGCAATATGGAACAGTCAATCGCGGAGTCTGAAGCCTTTATTCAACGCTTTCGCCAGGGCGGGTAA
- a CDS encoding M14 family metallocarboxypeptidase, whose protein sequence is MNTDSTPYPIGTPGIPWGEAERAEWLSRQTRQRSYEAEVLGVIERLGARFDVEEYGGVDYGPDYYPLMALRSRDWNNDLPVVLITGGVHGYETSGVHGALEFLDKHAADYAGRVNLLVAPCVSPWAYERIHRWNRNAIDPNRSFHDGSPAEESAALMRLVATVREHVLIHIDLHETTDTDESEFRPALAARDGKPFEPAGIPDGFYVVDDSENPQPDFQQALIKAVEQVTHIAPADEKGEIFGSPVVGRGVIQYPLSQWGLCAGMTRAPFRTTTEVYPDSPRVTPEQCNAAQAAAVCAAIDYGLTHSQ, encoded by the coding sequence ATGAACACAGATTCAACACCCTATCCAATCGGCACGCCAGGCATTCCCTGGGGCGAAGCAGAGCGCGCCGAGTGGTTGTCGCGACAGACCCGTCAGCGCAGTTACGAGGCGGAGGTGTTGGGTGTGATCGAGCGCCTTGGCGCGCGGTTTGATGTGGAAGAATACGGCGGGGTGGATTACGGCCCGGACTATTATCCGCTGATGGCGCTTCGCAGCCGCGACTGGAACAACGACCTGCCCGTGGTGCTGATCACGGGCGGCGTTCACGGTTACGAGACCAGCGGTGTTCATGGCGCGCTTGAGTTTCTCGATAAGCACGCGGCGGATTATGCCGGGCGCGTGAACCTTCTGGTTGCGCCCTGTGTCAGTCCCTGGGCGTACGAGCGCATTCATCGCTGGAACCGGAACGCGATCGACCCCAACCGCTCGTTCCATGACGGCAGTCCCGCGGAAGAGTCGGCCGCGCTGATGCGTTTGGTGGCAACGGTTCGTGAGCATGTTTTGATTCATATCGACCTTCACGAAACCACCGATACCGACGAGTCGGAATTCCGCCCGGCGCTGGCCGCCCGCGATGGCAAGCCATTCGAGCCGGCCGGCATTCCCGATGGCTTCTATGTGGTGGACGATAGCGAAAACCCGCAGCCGGATTTTCAGCAGGCACTGATCAAGGCAGTGGAGCAGGTGACGCACATTGCACCGGCCGACGAGAAAGGCGAGATTTTCGGCTCACCAGTGGTTGGCCGTGGCGTGATCCAGTACCCGCTCTCGCAGTGGGGCCTTTGCGCTGGCATGACCCGTGCTCCCTTCCGGACCACCACCGAGGTGTATCCCGACAGCCCCCGTGTAACCCCCGAGCAATGCAATGCCGCGCAGGCCGCGGCGGTGTGTGCGGCCATCGACTACGGGCTTACTCACAGTCAATAG
- a CDS encoding transglutaminase-like domain-containing protein, whose product MGRLQTGSLDSKRGLSVAVVILLGCVAAVWALIEWDDRSGLAPAEPTASDVLVRYGFTLKNTTNQSLHNVSFSTFAPVPKTAFQTLQSIEASRPFTKHSDDLGNQTLSFEVPELPPYGQHVVTIKARLTMWSQPGIQFAAPSSESSDPLVEQGVDFVERILVELEASGTQLEGIEPALSIHQWVHQNLRDVGYVSRDRGARYALTERKGDCTEFMHAALGLFRASGLQALGIAGFRVNGRGAVLSAADYHNWTIFKGKGKPDHWHLSDPHGDVFNANESQYVAFRILKTGSSEITNSQRFFSYDPRVVVEMN is encoded by the coding sequence GTGGGCCGACTTCAAACCGGTAGCCTGGATAGTAAAAGGGGCCTAAGTGTTGCGGTCGTTATCTTGCTCGGATGCGTGGCAGCTGTTTGGGCATTGATAGAATGGGATGATCGCTCAGGGCTTGCGCCTGCCGAGCCGACGGCAAGTGATGTGCTGGTGAGGTATGGGTTCACCCTGAAAAACACAACGAATCAATCCCTCCATAATGTTTCTTTTTCGACCTTCGCTCCTGTACCAAAAACAGCCTTCCAGACACTTCAGAGCATTGAAGCCTCGCGGCCATTCACAAAACACTCTGACGACCTGGGTAACCAGACGTTGAGTTTTGAAGTCCCTGAATTGCCGCCGTATGGCCAGCACGTCGTCACCATTAAGGCAAGATTAACCATGTGGAGTCAGCCGGGTATTCAGTTTGCCGCGCCCAGTTCGGAGTCATCAGACCCTTTGGTCGAGCAGGGTGTCGATTTTGTGGAGCGGATACTCGTTGAGCTGGAGGCTTCCGGCACGCAGTTGGAAGGGATTGAGCCTGCCCTCTCCATCCATCAATGGGTGCATCAGAACCTGCGAGACGTGGGCTATGTATCTAGGGACCGAGGGGCAAGGTACGCATTGACGGAGCGGAAAGGAGATTGTACCGAGTTCATGCACGCTGCACTTGGTCTTTTTCGCGCAAGTGGTCTCCAGGCTCTTGGTATTGCCGGGTTTAGAGTAAATGGAAGGGGTGCCGTTTTGAGTGCCGCCGATTACCACAACTGGACCATATTCAAGGGTAAGGGCAAACCAGACCATTGGCATTTGTCTGACCCTCACGGCGATGTATTTAATGCAAACGAAAGTCAGTACGTGGCATTTCGAATTCTCAAAACTGGTAGCAGTGAAATCACGAATTCCCAGCGTTTTTTTTCCTACGACCCAAGGGTTGTGGTGGAAATGAACTGA
- a CDS encoding TauD/TfdA dioxygenase family protein — protein sequence MAQTLEKTREPTSTVAPLNPDNVALLELEGLTLKPLDPIGVEIYGADVRNQLPEPAIKALEEEMANRGFIVFKLQANLSPDELIEACKWWGGREIHSTHGVHPATPGRNRHIFRCSNDGRQGILGVGPQWHNDGSFEAATFSHSAYYMARAPENGGGTHFAHQGAAFDALPPEKQDFWERLVSVNSASSVTHPVVHTHPISGRKSVWLHLGMTGAVLERLPEEGLTLDQLKTLPAPADSFHLLDEAAMKELFNDYNDLLNDSFEGGYGIRYEYETGDLLFIDNWAVAHRAAPEAHLPAEQQGLRIMDRVTIKAPRNLSPHFGLPQYINMAGPHPFNKDGVWQAGGVGFRWKDDIRMQN from the coding sequence ATGGCACAGACCTTGGAAAAGACCCGCGAACCCACCTCCACCGTAGCGCCCCTGAACCCTGATAACGTGGCACTGCTCGAACTGGAAGGGTTAACCCTCAAGCCTCTGGATCCGATCGGCGTTGAGATCTACGGAGCCGACGTGCGCAACCAGCTGCCAGAACCGGCTATCAAGGCCCTGGAAGAGGAAATGGCAAATCGCGGGTTCATCGTATTCAAGCTCCAGGCCAACCTTTCCCCCGATGAACTGATTGAAGCCTGCAAATGGTGGGGCGGGCGCGAGATCCATTCCACCCACGGCGTGCATCCCGCAACACCCGGCCGCAACCGGCATATTTTCCGCTGCTCTAACGATGGCCGCCAGGGCATTCTCGGCGTTGGCCCACAATGGCACAACGACGGCAGTTTCGAAGCCGCCACCTTCTCACACAGCGCCTACTACATGGCCCGTGCGCCCGAGAATGGCGGCGGCACCCACTTCGCGCACCAGGGTGCGGCCTTTGACGCACTTCCGCCGGAGAAACAGGATTTCTGGGAACGACTGGTGTCGGTAAACTCCGCATCCAGTGTCACCCACCCCGTGGTTCACACCCACCCGATTTCAGGTCGCAAGAGTGTGTGGCTGCATCTGGGCATGACTGGCGCAGTGCTGGAGCGCCTGCCGGAAGAAGGTCTGACGCTCGACCAGCTGAAGACCCTGCCTGCACCCGCGGACAGCTTCCACCTGCTGGACGAGGCCGCCATGAAGGAACTGTTCAACGATTACAACGATCTGCTGAACGATTCCTTCGAGGGTGGCTACGGAATTCGCTACGAATACGAAACCGGCGATCTGTTATTTATCGATAACTGGGCCGTCGCCCACCGCGCCGCCCCAGAAGCGCATCTGCCGGCAGAGCAACAGGGACTGCGCATCATGGACCGGGTCACCATCAAGGCACCGCGAAACCTGTCGCCCCATTTCGGACTGCCCCAATACATCAACATGGCCGGCCCCCACCCGTTCAACAAAGACGGCGTATGGCAGGCCGGTGGCGTGGGCTTCCGGTGGAAAGACGATATCCGCATGCAGAACTGA